In Micromonospora sp. WMMD980, the following are encoded in one genomic region:
- a CDS encoding transposase has translation MHVDRDTLATALYVKIDDVLKSSPQLTRWRPAVGIAPKITDAELITLAVLQALLGYHKEARWIRHARMNLTHLFPYIPKQPGYNKRLRTLGTQITHLIRVLALDTDLWQHPVRIADSTPVECGRSRETVTRSDLAGWATYGYCASHSRRFWGLRLHLVTTVHGLPVAFALTTANTDGTPEHEEGHPRRRLGRSQQRRVRLHTHQQLLAQPHRGPVHRPALLHPYGSFQRTPEQRGLRNLLDAVAVGGTLLVVGHDLAPLQHPSDPGEQTRMYDPEAYVGIDEIAAALAASGDWRIDVNEARPRPPERSAHTTSKTSCCAPSDSTTAGSKDTRPSQEVNGRRSGGADRSGQASA, from the coding sequence GTGCACGTCGATCGGGACACCCTCGCCACCGCACTGTACGTGAAGATCGACGACGTGTTGAAGTCGTCGCCCCAGCTCACCCGGTGGCGACCCGCGGTCGGGATCGCCCCGAAGATCACCGACGCCGAACTGATCACCCTCGCGGTGCTGCAAGCCCTGCTCGGCTACCACAAGGAAGCCCGCTGGATCCGTCACGCCCGCATGAACCTGACCCACCTGTTCCCCTACATCCCGAAACAGCCCGGGTACAACAAGCGGCTACGGACACTCGGCACGCAGATCACCCACCTGATCCGGGTCCTGGCCCTGGACACCGACCTGTGGCAGCACCCGGTGCGCATCGCCGACTCCACCCCGGTGGAATGCGGACGCTCCCGCGAGACCGTCACACGCTCTGACCTGGCCGGGTGGGCCACCTACGGCTACTGCGCCTCGCACTCGCGTCGCTTCTGGGGCCTGCGTCTGCACCTGGTCACCACCGTGCACGGACTGCCCGTGGCATTCGCCCTGACCACCGCCAACACCGACGGAACACCTGAGCACGAAGAAGGACACCCGCGTCGGCGACTGGGCCGCAGCCAACAACGTCGAGTTCGCCTACACACCCACCAACAGCTCCTGGCTCAACCGCATCGAGGCCCAGTTCACCGCCCTGCGCTACTTCACCCGTACGGATCGTTCCAGCGCACCCCCGAGCAGCGCGGACTGCGCAACCTGCTCGACGCTGTGGCCGTCGGTGGGACGCTCCTCGTCGTCGGCCACGACCTGGCCCCGCTTCAGCATCCGTCAGATCCCGGCGAGCAGACCCGCATGTACGACCCTGAGGCGTACGTCGGCATCGACGAGATCGCTGCCGCCCTCGCGGCTTCGGGCGACTGGCGCATCGACGTGAACGAGGCCCGTCCGCGCCCTCCGGAGCGATCAGCACACACTACGTCAAAGACGTCGTGCTGCGCACCGTCCGACTCGACCACCGCAGGAAGTAAGGACACCCGACCATCGCAAGAAGTGAACGGGAGGCGGAGCGGAGGCGCTGACCGATCAGGGCAGGCGTCCGCATGA
- a CDS encoding sugar ABC transporter permease: MTARASTARARTGPRARRQRAGLWYVAPAVLLVLGMFVLPVVVTGVMSFYDWSLLGDRTFVGWANYRRLVDDTSWWHSLGFTTLYTVITTVVLFVVGFALASAVRHKRRGVGLLRTAFVMPVVIGFATASYLTLWLMDDRIGVVPDLLRRLGLVDGPVSVFSRFSTALAVVVALVVWKTVGLTMLLLMSGMQAISKDFYEAAQVDGASRRRTFFSITIPLLRPTIAMVLVLTVIGSYLAFDQFFILTQGGPDNSTIPVVYLIYRAGFIDFNLGYSAAMSIGLMVILLILTTVQLVILRSGEDQ; encoded by the coding sequence ATGACAGCGCGCGCGAGCACGGCCCGCGCCCGGACCGGTCCCCGGGCTCGACGGCAACGGGCCGGCCTGTGGTACGTGGCCCCCGCCGTGCTTCTGGTGCTCGGAATGTTCGTACTGCCGGTCGTCGTCACCGGGGTGATGTCGTTCTACGACTGGTCGCTGCTCGGTGACCGGACGTTCGTGGGCTGGGCGAACTACCGACGCCTCGTCGATGACACGTCCTGGTGGCACAGCCTGGGCTTCACCACGCTCTACACCGTGATCACCACCGTGGTGCTGTTCGTGGTCGGCTTCGCGTTGGCCTCGGCGGTGCGCCACAAGCGCCGTGGGGTCGGGCTGCTGCGCACGGCGTTCGTGATGCCGGTGGTGATCGGGTTCGCCACCGCGAGCTACCTGACGTTGTGGCTGATGGACGACCGGATCGGCGTCGTGCCCGACCTGCTGCGCCGCCTCGGGCTGGTCGACGGTCCGGTCTCGGTCTTCAGCCGCTTCTCCACCGCGCTCGCCGTCGTCGTGGCGTTGGTGGTCTGGAAGACGGTCGGGCTGACCATGTTGCTGCTGATGTCCGGGATGCAGGCCATCTCCAAGGACTTCTACGAGGCCGCGCAGGTCGACGGCGCGAGCCGTCGGCGGACGTTCTTCTCGATCACCATCCCGCTGCTGCGACCGACCATCGCGATGGTCCTGGTGCTCACGGTCATCGGCAGCTACCTGGCCTTCGACCAGTTCTTCATCCTCACCCAGGGCGGGCCGGACAACAGCACGATCCCGGTCGTCTACCTGATCTACCGGGCCGGCTTCATCGACTTCAACCTCGGCTACTCGGCCGCGATGTCGATCGGGCTGATGGTCATCCTGCTCATTCTCACCACGGTTCAACTGGTGATTCTGCGATCCGGGGAGGATCAGTGA
- a CDS encoding ADP-ribosylglycohydrolase family protein, with protein MPRETRTLLPLLLVAATAIVVPVTAPPPAEAAATVTLSRSDYRDKTLAAVLGQVGGVLTGYEYKSPQPEPTDDCFRPTYGPYSGDAPASCWTPNDYPGYDRLGAPHFASHETGSDDDYHVDFFNQLILSEHGPDATFQDIKDEWVAHDIGDWGPGDIANAAMRDDGMVPPLTGRAEFNRHYWLTEPYIENDTLGLVAPGMPATARDLANRFGAVTGEFDSVVWARFQAAMYAEAYLLDDGREALSRAAATLPRDSWPYEVYQRVVALHDQNPADWRWAQAQLMSFVRNVYGQDNEMAIPDRNNGSVLIAILYGGNDYRTTLRIASLIGNDADCTASFAAGLMGIIHGMAGTPQEFKDRIYQGGAGRYVNDTTTGFPPHVNNDYPERQSWDDLVTLYESNTAAQVVARGGSVDASAFTVVPQTVLPERVTPIGNADFEQGTLAGWTTWTPGPDPGAPNAIAENNGTAQSGAYKATVFTDASVPEVKLTTTVRGLEPGATYRASAFVQTNGTARFFVGGTHTTAVDTYAVAHRQWARRSIEFVAGADTAQIGLHLPPGPTAFAAVDNVTVAQITAPATTRYEAESATVAGGVVRTSGSASGGSYVGGLDDTNAYVQFTVTVPTAGQYRMGIGFANGGASVGTLDVLVAGVKQYTAPFPRTGAWGTFSRNVQDLPVTLMAGANTIRLQRAGVGHVEFDHVDVGRYPEPVYAAEQTVPLSNGGFDSGGATQTPAGWETWAGTDGTSADADYVEEGGLTGGFRLTQHKAGPYQVYTSRTVTGLADGVYTLSAYATGGGGQSAAYLSAKGYGAGVPELTTPIPTTGWPHWRRVVIPGIRVTGGALTLGIYSAGSGGQWLSADAFTLTRQ; from the coding sequence ATGCCCCGAGAAACACGTACGCTGCTGCCCCTGCTGCTGGTCGCCGCGACGGCGATCGTCGTGCCGGTCACGGCGCCGCCGCCCGCGGAGGCGGCGGCGACAGTGACCCTGTCCCGCAGCGACTACCGCGACAAGACGCTCGCGGCCGTCCTCGGCCAGGTCGGCGGCGTGCTGACCGGCTACGAGTACAAGAGCCCCCAGCCGGAACCCACCGACGACTGCTTCCGACCCACCTACGGCCCCTACTCCGGAGACGCCCCGGCGAGCTGCTGGACCCCGAACGACTACCCCGGATACGACCGGCTCGGCGCACCCCACTTCGCCTCCCACGAGACCGGCAGCGACGACGACTACCACGTCGATTTCTTCAACCAGTTGATCCTCTCCGAGCACGGCCCGGACGCCACCTTCCAGGACATCAAGGACGAGTGGGTGGCCCACGACATCGGCGACTGGGGCCCTGGCGACATCGCCAACGCCGCCATGCGCGACGACGGAATGGTGCCACCCCTCACCGGGCGGGCCGAGTTCAACCGGCACTACTGGCTGACCGAGCCCTACATCGAGAACGACACCCTCGGCCTCGTCGCGCCCGGCATGCCGGCCACCGCCCGGGACCTCGCCAACCGCTTCGGCGCGGTCACCGGCGAGTTCGACTCGGTCGTCTGGGCCAGATTCCAGGCCGCCATGTACGCCGAGGCCTACCTCCTCGACGACGGGCGGGAGGCGCTGAGCCGCGCCGCCGCAACCCTGCCCCGCGACTCCTGGCCGTATGAGGTCTACCAGCGGGTGGTGGCGCTACACGACCAGAACCCCGCCGACTGGCGCTGGGCGCAGGCCCAACTCATGTCCTTCGTGCGCAACGTCTACGGCCAGGACAACGAGATGGCCATCCCCGATCGCAACAACGGCTCGGTCCTGATCGCGATCCTCTACGGCGGCAACGACTACCGCACCACCCTGCGGATCGCCTCCCTGATCGGCAACGACGCGGACTGCACCGCCTCGTTCGCCGCCGGTCTGATGGGGATCATCCACGGCATGGCCGGCACCCCACAGGAATTCAAGGACCGCATCTACCAGGGCGGCGCCGGCCGCTACGTCAACGACACCACGACCGGCTTCCCGCCGCACGTCAACAACGACTACCCGGAGCGACAGTCCTGGGATGACCTCGTCACGCTCTACGAGTCCAACACCGCGGCCCAGGTCGTCGCCCGGGGAGGCAGTGTCGACGCGAGCGCGTTCACCGTGGTGCCGCAGACGGTCCTGCCCGAGCGGGTCACCCCGATCGGCAACGCCGACTTCGAGCAGGGCACGCTGGCCGGCTGGACGACCTGGACGCCGGGCCCCGATCCGGGTGCGCCGAACGCCATCGCCGAGAACAACGGGACCGCCCAGTCGGGCGCCTACAAGGCGACGGTCTTCACCGACGCGAGCGTGCCGGAGGTCAAGCTGACCACGACGGTGCGTGGGCTCGAACCCGGCGCGACCTACCGCGCGAGCGCGTTCGTGCAGACCAACGGGACCGCGAGGTTCTTCGTCGGCGGCACGCACACGACCGCGGTCGACACCTATGCCGTCGCCCACCGCCAGTGGGCGCGCCGGAGCATCGAGTTCGTCGCCGGTGCGGACACCGCACAGATCGGCCTGCACCTGCCGCCCGGACCGACCGCCTTCGCGGCCGTCGACAACGTCACCGTCGCGCAGATCACCGCGCCGGCGACGACCCGTTACGAGGCGGAGTCCGCCACCGTCGCCGGCGGCGTGGTGCGAACGTCCGGCTCCGCGTCGGGTGGCTCGTACGTCGGAGGGCTCGACGACACGAACGCCTACGTGCAGTTCACCGTCACCGTGCCGACCGCTGGCCAGTACCGCATGGGGATCGGTTTCGCCAACGGCGGCGCGTCCGTGGGCACATTGGACGTGCTGGTCGCCGGGGTCAAGCAGTACACCGCGCCCTTCCCGCGCACCGGCGCCTGGGGCACCTTCTCCCGTAACGTGCAGGATCTGCCGGTGACCCTGATGGCCGGCGCCAACACGATCCGCCTGCAGCGCGCCGGGGTCGGACACGTGGAGTTCGACCACGTCGACGTGGGCCGCTATCCCGAGCCGGTGTACGCGGCCGAGCAGACCGTGCCGCTCAGCAACGGCGGCTTCGACAGCGGGGGTGCGACGCAGACTCCGGCCGGCTGGGAGACCTGGGCCGGGACGGACGGCACCTCGGCCGACGCCGACTACGTCGAGGAGGGCGGGCTGACCGGTGGGTTCCGTCTCACCCAGCACAAGGCCGGGCCGTACCAGGTCTACACGAGCCGCACCGTGACCGGATTGGCGGACGGCGTCTACACCCTCAGCGCGTACGCGACCGGGGGAGGAGGCCAGTCCGCGGCATACCTGAGCGCCAAGGGTTACGGCGCGGGCGTACCGGAGCTGACCACACCGATTCCGACGACCGGCTGGCCGCACTGGCGCCGGGTCGTCATCCCGGGCATCCGGGTCACCGGTGGAGCGCTGACCCTCGGGATCTACTCGGCCGGTAGCGGCGGCCAGTGGCTCTCCGCGGACGCCTTCACCCTCACCCGACAGTGA
- a CDS encoding S8 family serine peptidase: protein MRPSCKSALVGAAALTMLMAATPAMAADRVGVVREAGGATAVADSYIVVFKDASVTRARVGDTARRLAGRHGGAVASTWGAALRGFEVRVDARAAARIAADPAVAYVQQNHIVSISGTQTNPPSWGLDRIDQRNLPLDSSYTYPNTASNVHAYIIDTGIRTTHSTFGGRAAWGTNTVDSNNTDCNGHGTHVAGTVGGSAYGVAKGVQLVAVKVLNCSGSGTTAGVVSGVDWVTANAVKPAVANMSLGGGVDTTLDTAVRNSIASGVTYGLAAGNDSGANACNTSPARVGEGITVGSTTSSDARSSFSNIGTCLDIFAPGSSITSAWNSSDTATNTISGTSMATPHVVGAAALVASANPSWTPQQVRDYLVTNATSSVVTNPGSGSPNKLLYIVNGSTPPPPPTGCTGTNGTDVAIPDAGSAVTSAITISGCGRAASATATVAVSIVHTYRGDLVIDLLAPDGSSYRLKNSSGSDSADNVNATYTVNLSSEAADGTWRLQVRDVYSADTGYLNTWTLTV, encoded by the coding sequence ATGCGTCCATCGTGCAAGTCCGCACTCGTCGGGGCGGCGGCTCTGACGATGCTGATGGCGGCCACCCCCGCTATGGCGGCCGACCGGGTCGGCGTGGTCCGGGAGGCGGGCGGCGCCACCGCCGTGGCCGACAGCTACATCGTCGTGTTCAAGGATGCCTCGGTCACCCGTGCCCGGGTCGGTGACACCGCCCGGCGGTTGGCCGGCCGGCACGGCGGGGCGGTCGCCAGCACCTGGGGGGCCGCGTTGCGGGGCTTCGAGGTGCGGGTCGACGCCCGCGCCGCGGCGCGGATCGCCGCCGACCCGGCCGTGGCGTACGTGCAGCAGAACCACATCGTGTCGATCAGCGGCACCCAGACCAACCCGCCGTCCTGGGGCTTGGACCGGATCGACCAGCGCAACCTGCCGCTGGACAGCTCCTACACCTACCCGAACACGGCGAGCAACGTGCACGCCTACATCATCGACACCGGCATCCGGACCACGCACAGCACCTTCGGCGGCCGGGCCGCCTGGGGCACCAACACCGTCGACAGCAACAACACCGACTGCAACGGCCACGGCACCCACGTCGCCGGCACCGTCGGCGGCTCCGCGTACGGCGTGGCCAAGGGGGTGCAGCTGGTCGCGGTGAAGGTGCTCAACTGCTCCGGCAGCGGCACCACCGCCGGCGTCGTCTCCGGCGTCGACTGGGTCACCGCCAACGCGGTCAAGCCTGCGGTGGCCAACATGAGCCTCGGCGGCGGCGTCGACACCACCCTGGACACCGCCGTGCGCAACTCCATCGCCTCCGGCGTCACCTACGGCCTGGCCGCCGGCAATGACTCCGGTGCGAACGCCTGCAACACCTCACCCGCCCGGGTAGGCGAAGGGATCACGGTCGGCTCCACCACCAGCAGCGACGCCCGCTCGTCGTTCTCCAACATCGGCACCTGCCTGGACATCTTCGCGCCCGGCTCGTCGATCACCTCGGCCTGGAACAGCAGCGACACGGCCACCAACACGATCAGCGGCACCTCGATGGCGACCCCGCACGTGGTCGGCGCGGCCGCACTGGTCGCCAGTGCCAACCCCTCCTGGACCCCGCAGCAGGTCCGCGACTACCTGGTGACCAACGCCACCAGCAGTGTGGTGACCAACCCCGGCAGCGGCTCACCAAACAAGCTGCTCTACATCGTCAACGGCAGCACCCCGCCGCCCCCGCCGACCGGCTGCACCGGCACCAACGGCACCGACGTGGCCATCCCCGACGCCGGCTCGGCCGTGACCAGCGCCATCACCATCTCCGGCTGCGGACGCGCCGCCTCCGCGACCGCCACCGTCGCGGTCAGCATCGTCCACACCTACCGGGGTGACCTGGTGATCGACCTGCTCGCCCCGGATGGCAGCAGCTACCGGCTGAAGAACAGCAGCGGCTCCGACAGCGCCGACAACGTCAACGCCACCTACACCGTCAACCTCTCCTCCGAGGCGGCCGACGGCACCTGGCGACTTCAGGTACGCGACGTCTACTCCGCCGACACCGGCTACCTCAACACCTGGACCCTCACCGTCTGA
- a CDS encoding sugar ABC transporter substrate-binding protein, whose translation MSGISRRRVLAPALAAVLVAGLAACGNTDSTDSRSGTAELTGSGPATLWVRAADEPLDKALVAEWNAKNPDRKITMLTVPDAQYVQKYVQAVRSGDAPDLAAVDIANVKALTSQKLLTDITAQVDALPYKDKLAPAGINVSTIDKKIYALPHQLDVSVLYYNKGLFTRAGLDPEKPPASLDEMVAAARKITALGGGNYGFAFAGNCAGCNAYTMLPYIWASGGDIMNADGTEATLQDPAVAAVLNAHKTMWDEKLMPAAEKDDNGATWLSSFQGGKVGMLALGSFGINVFKAQKGLEFGVTPIPGTSGTSAFLGGDVIGISKGAKNAKTAWDFIAWSMDENVQKTTVAKTGQLTVRSDAADNPSTQAEPRLLAANKLIADARVPVTAKYNSLFIDPTGPYLQFIRDWVFTGNPQQAIEKGKSGFTSRLAS comes from the coding sequence ATGTCCGGAATCTCGCGACGGCGCGTACTCGCGCCGGCACTGGCGGCCGTCCTGGTCGCCGGCCTCGCCGCCTGCGGCAACACCGACTCCACCGACAGCCGGTCCGGGACGGCCGAGCTGACCGGGTCCGGCCCGGCGACCCTCTGGGTCCGGGCGGCCGACGAGCCACTCGACAAGGCGCTGGTCGCCGAGTGGAACGCCAAGAATCCCGACCGCAAGATCACCATGCTGACCGTGCCGGACGCCCAGTACGTGCAGAAGTACGTGCAGGCCGTCCGCAGCGGTGACGCCCCCGATCTCGCCGCCGTCGACATCGCCAACGTCAAGGCGCTGACCAGCCAGAAGCTGTTGACCGACATCACCGCCCAGGTCGACGCGCTGCCGTACAAGGACAAGCTCGCCCCGGCCGGCATCAATGTCAGCACGATCGACAAGAAGATCTACGCCCTGCCGCACCAACTCGACGTCTCGGTCCTGTACTACAACAAGGGCCTGTTCACCCGCGCCGGACTCGACCCGGAGAAGCCACCCGCGTCGCTCGACGAGATGGTCGCGGCGGCCCGGAAGATCACCGCCCTCGGCGGGGGCAACTACGGGTTCGCCTTCGCCGGCAACTGCGCGGGCTGCAACGCCTACACCATGCTGCCCTACATCTGGGCCAGCGGCGGCGACATCATGAACGCCGACGGCACCGAGGCCACCCTCCAGGACCCCGCGGTCGCCGCCGTCCTCAACGCCCACAAGACCATGTGGGACGAGAAGCTCATGCCGGCCGCGGAGAAGGACGACAACGGCGCCACCTGGCTCAGCAGCTTCCAGGGCGGCAAGGTCGGCATGCTCGCGCTCGGCAGCTTCGGGATCAACGTCTTCAAGGCGCAGAAGGGCCTCGAGTTCGGGGTCACCCCGATCCCCGGCACGTCCGGCACCTCGGCGTTCCTCGGCGGTGACGTCATCGGCATCTCGAAGGGCGCCAAGAACGCCAAGACCGCCTGGGACTTCATCGCGTGGAGCATGGACGAGAACGTCCAGAAGACCACGGTGGCCAAGACCGGACAGCTCACCGTGCGCTCGGACGCCGCGGACAACCCCTCGACCCAGGCCGAGCCCCGGCTGCTCGCCGCCAACAAGCTCATCGCCGACGCGAGAGTGCCGGTGACCGCCAAGTACAACTCCCTCTTCATCGACCCCACCGGCCCGTACCTGCAGTTCATCCGCGACTGGGTGTTCACCGGCAATCCGCAGCAGGCGATCGAGAAGGGCAAGAGCGGCTTCACCAGCCGGCTCGCGTCCTGA
- a CDS encoding carbohydrate ABC transporter permease, with translation MTLLARTPVAPRTASTAPRRRRRPLPWLPAAAFYTVCGLLALLFVAPVAWLVLASFKSGAEFAQSPPTYLPDTWSLENYRRLIDAGLFRNVANSALAAAGTVVTATVLSVLAGYGFARFRFRFRGVLFLVVLSTLMIPFQSIVPSLYLILDTLGLTNSILGLILVYTVFALPFGIFTMRAAFAAVPAAIEEAAIMDGAGTLTALCRVLLPVVTPGVATVALYAFFTAWNEFLAALIFTTRQEQYTLPVVLANLQTGAGGLLNWGVLETGAVFAAVPCVLIFLILQRYYVAGLAGGAVKG, from the coding sequence GTGACCCTGCTCGCCCGAACGCCTGTCGCGCCCCGCACCGCCTCGACCGCGCCGCGCCGGCGGCGGCGTCCCCTTCCCTGGTTGCCGGCGGCCGCCTTCTACACCGTGTGCGGCCTGCTGGCGTTGCTCTTCGTGGCTCCGGTCGCCTGGCTCGTGCTGGCCTCGTTCAAGAGCGGCGCCGAGTTCGCGCAGAGCCCGCCGACCTATCTGCCGGACACCTGGAGTCTGGAGAACTACCGCCGGTTGATCGACGCGGGCCTGTTCCGCAACGTGGCGAACAGCGCGCTGGCCGCTGCCGGCACGGTGGTGACGGCGACCGTCCTGTCCGTGCTTGCCGGCTATGGCTTCGCCCGGTTCCGGTTCCGCTTCCGCGGCGTGTTGTTCCTGGTCGTCCTCTCCACCCTGATGATCCCGTTCCAGTCGATCGTGCCCTCGCTCTACCTCATCCTGGACACCCTGGGCCTGACGAACTCGATCCTCGGCCTGATCCTCGTCTACACCGTCTTCGCGTTGCCGTTCGGCATCTTCACGATGCGGGCCGCCTTCGCCGCCGTACCGGCGGCGATCGAGGAGGCGGCGATCATGGACGGGGCCGGCACGCTCACCGCCCTGTGCCGCGTCCTGCTCCCGGTGGTGACACCGGGCGTGGCGACTGTCGCGCTCTACGCCTTCTTCACCGCGTGGAACGAGTTCCTCGCGGCGCTCATCTTCACCACCCGGCAGGAGCAGTACACCCTGCCGGTCGTCCTCGCCAACCTGCAGACCGGCGCCGGAGGTCTGCTCAACTGGGGCGTCCTGGAGACCGGAGCGGTGTTCGCCGCCGTGCCCTGCGTCCTCATCTTTCTCATCCTCCAGCGGTACTACGTCGCCGGCCTCGCCGGCGGTGCCGTCAAGGGCTGA
- a CDS encoding glucose 1-dehydrogenase → MVRDSGGTLFGATAIVTGASSGIGREVARRLAGDGAAVVINYYAQEDAARELAGAITAGGGRAITVAADVSDEDDVTRLFAETVGTFGRVDILIANAGTQKDAPFVDMTLADWHRVIDLDLTGVFLCCRAAVRQFRVQEKAGRPFRSAGSIVTMTSVHDRIPWAGHANYAAAKSGASMLMRTVAQEVAEFGIRVNAFAPGAIRTAINRPVWGSAEGLSALLETVPYGRIGEPADVAAAVAWLVSDEADYVTGSTVYVDGGMTMYPDFRRNG, encoded by the coding sequence ATGGTTCGGGACTCCGGCGGGACGTTGTTCGGCGCGACCGCCATCGTCACCGGCGCCAGCTCGGGCATCGGGCGAGAGGTGGCGCGGCGCTTGGCGGGCGACGGGGCAGCGGTGGTGATCAACTATTACGCGCAGGAGGACGCGGCACGGGAACTGGCGGGGGCGATCACCGCCGGAGGCGGTCGGGCGATCACGGTCGCGGCCGACGTCTCCGACGAGGACGACGTGACGCGTCTGTTCGCAGAGACGGTCGGCACCTTCGGGCGGGTGGACATCCTGATCGCCAACGCCGGGACCCAGAAGGACGCTCCGTTCGTCGACATGACGCTCGCCGACTGGCACCGGGTCATCGACCTCGACCTCACCGGGGTGTTCCTGTGCTGTCGCGCTGCGGTGCGGCAGTTCCGGGTCCAGGAGAAGGCGGGAAGGCCGTTCAGATCGGCCGGCAGCATCGTCACCATGACCTCGGTGCACGACCGCATACCCTGGGCCGGGCACGCCAACTACGCGGCGGCGAAGAGCGGTGCGAGCATGTTGATGCGTACCGTGGCGCAGGAGGTGGCCGAGTTCGGCATCCGGGTGAACGCGTTCGCCCCCGGAGCCATCAGGACCGCCATCAACCGGCCGGTGTGGGGCAGCGCGGAAGGACTCTCCGCCCTCCTCGAAACCGTGCCCTACGGCCGGATCGGCGAGCCGGCCGACGTCGCCGCGGCCGTCGCCTGGCTGGTCAGCGATGAGGCTGACTATGTCACGGGCAGCACTGTCTACGTCGATGGCGGGATGACGATGTACCCCGATTTCCGCCGCAACGGCTGA